In Vreelandella piezotolerans, one genomic interval encodes:
- a CDS encoding isopenicillin N synthase family dioxygenase — MSTPTGNQRLAGFQAIPVIDIHPLLHGDDQAKREVAAELGRAARDVGFFQMVGHGIDDSLRDGLIHQAKRFFAQPEATKMERYIGLYHHHRGYVPPGEESPDPAKPDMKEAFDLAFELPSDDPAVLAGTPLLGPNPWPDLEGFKEPVATYYDAAYHVGRALMGGFAMALGLAPEQLLQFVNKPPSQLRLIHYPYNPDAEDAQGIGAHTDYECFTLLLPTAPGLEVMNGNGEWIDVPFKEGALVVNIGDMLEIWSNGEFVATSHRVRKVKEERYSFPLFFACDYPTRVAPLPELVARHGQAHYGALTAGDHLYAQTIQTFRYLRERLAAGEITLPEDAREVGTLGQHGKQKAPGSTGATS; from the coding sequence ATGAGCACACCCACTGGCAACCAGCGCTTGGCGGGCTTTCAGGCGATTCCTGTCATCGACATTCACCCCCTGCTACATGGGGACGATCAGGCAAAGCGTGAGGTGGCCGCAGAACTGGGGCGCGCCGCCCGTGACGTGGGTTTCTTCCAAATGGTGGGCCACGGCATCGATGACTCGCTGCGCGACGGGCTGATTCACCAGGCCAAACGCTTCTTTGCCCAGCCCGAAGCGACCAAAATGGAGCGCTACATCGGCCTCTATCACCACCATCGCGGCTATGTGCCGCCCGGCGAAGAGTCGCCAGACCCGGCCAAGCCCGATATGAAAGAGGCCTTCGACCTCGCGTTCGAGCTACCCAGCGATGACCCTGCAGTGCTAGCCGGAACGCCGCTGCTCGGTCCCAATCCCTGGCCCGACCTAGAGGGCTTCAAGGAACCCGTAGCCACTTACTATGACGCGGCCTACCACGTCGGGCGCGCACTAATGGGCGGCTTTGCCATGGCATTGGGGCTTGCGCCCGAGCAGCTGCTGCAGTTCGTCAACAAGCCGCCCAGCCAGCTACGCCTGATCCACTACCCCTACAACCCCGATGCCGAGGACGCACAAGGCATCGGCGCCCACACGGACTACGAATGCTTTACCCTGCTGCTGCCCACCGCCCCCGGGCTCGAGGTGATGAATGGCAACGGCGAGTGGATCGACGTGCCGTTCAAGGAGGGCGCCTTGGTCGTCAACATTGGCGATATGCTGGAGATCTGGAGCAACGGCGAATTCGTCGCCACCTCTCACCGGGTACGCAAAGTGAAGGAGGAGCGCTACTCGTTTCCGCTGTTTTTCGCCTGCGATTACCCCACCAGGGTCGCCCCGCTCCCCGAACTCGTCGCTCGCCATGGGCAGGCCCACTACGGCGCTCTGACCGCAGGCGACCACCTCTATGCCCAAACCATCCAAACCTTTCGCTACCTACGCGAGCGCTTGGCAGCGGGCGAGATTACGCTCCCAGAGGACGCCAGAGAAGTTGGTACCCTGGGCCAGCACGGCAAGCAAAAAGCGCCGGGCAGCACGGGAGCGACGTCATGA
- the uca gene encoding urea carboxylase, which produces MSTQKTFSKVLIANRGAIAARILRTLNALGVGSVVVYADADRDAPYVHRADEAYALGEGGASDTYLDIDKLIAIAQQSGAQAIHPGYGFLSENTRFITACDAAGLTFLGPTAEQIRQFGLKHEARALAERAGVPLVPGSALLDSLDDARQAAERIGYPVMLKSTAGGGGIGMQVCRTPAELERAFESVKGLGERNFGDGGVFLEAYIARARHLEVQLFGDGQGSVIALGERDCSTQRRHQKVLEECPAPNLPDAVRQALHATAVQLGKAVNYRSAGTVEFIYDAEREAFYFLEVNTRLQVEHGVTELVYGVDIVEWMIRLGAGALPDLEGLAQGLAPHGHAVQARLYAEDPAHDFRPSAGLLTDVRFPEASGLRIDHAIEAGLEVSPLFDPMLAKVMVHAASRGQATAELADALDSASVYGITTNCRWLAHVLRAERFQQADIDTHWLTTLDWAPPAIEVLTPGTLTTIQDFPGRQGHWDVGVPPSGPFDDWSFRLGNRLLDNPPEAAGLEITLQGPTLRFHRATQIVLAGAELSASLEGRAIDRWAVIDVPAGATLTLGKATAGARAYLLVRHGIECPRYLGSRSTFTLGQFGGHGGRALRSGDMLTLPALTPAPQRTLDSALVPAIGRAASDVTEIAVLYGPHGAPDFFTDADIDRFFDHEWAVHYNSSRTGVRLIGPRPEWARADGGEAGLHPSNIHDNAYAFGTIDFTGDMPVILGPDGPSLGGFVCPATVVRAERWKLGQLTAGDKVRFFPVTLATARALEERQLAQLASLTPAPDVTLDWEQSTPVLRDVPAEEAGERIVYRRAGDDFLLIEFGAMELDIALRFRVHAWMLWLQEHSIAGLRELTPGIRSLQVHFEPRELTLDALLDHLREAEQALVDVESLEVASRVVHLPLSWDDPACQEAIDKYQRSVRPDAPWCPSNLDFIRRINALESERQVRDIVFNARYLVMGLGDVYLGAPVATPLDPRQRLVTTKYNPARTWTAENSVGIGGAYLCVYGMEGPGGYQFVGRTLQMWNRYRTTRHFDNPWLLRFFDQLRFYEVSHDELQHIRRDFPHGRFDLSIETTRFTLADYQAEIEANAEAIEAFRTRREQAFQAEMAAWRANGQFTFEDQAPASADVDALDEDELGIESPVTGSLWKLLVKEGEQVSAGQPVALVESMKMEVEVTAHCAGRVVRLPLAEGAALGPGQPLVVLIQEEEANA; this is translated from the coding sequence ATGTCCACCCAGAAAACGTTTAGCAAAGTCCTGATTGCCAACCGCGGCGCCATTGCCGCGCGAATCTTACGCACGCTCAATGCGCTAGGCGTGGGCAGTGTCGTGGTGTATGCCGATGCCGACCGCGATGCCCCCTACGTGCATCGAGCCGATGAGGCGTATGCCCTTGGCGAGGGCGGCGCCAGCGACACCTATCTCGACATCGACAAGCTGATTGCCATCGCCCAGCAGAGTGGCGCCCAGGCGATCCACCCCGGCTACGGATTTCTCTCGGAGAATACCCGCTTCATCACCGCCTGCGATGCCGCTGGGCTGACGTTTCTCGGCCCCACCGCCGAACAGATACGCCAGTTCGGCCTCAAGCACGAAGCCCGCGCGCTCGCCGAACGGGCGGGCGTACCGCTGGTACCCGGCTCGGCGCTGCTCGACAGCCTCGACGACGCCAGGCAGGCCGCCGAGCGGATCGGCTATCCGGTGATGCTCAAATCCACGGCGGGCGGCGGCGGCATCGGCATGCAGGTGTGCCGCACCCCGGCAGAACTCGAGCGCGCCTTCGAATCGGTGAAAGGCCTGGGCGAGCGCAATTTCGGCGATGGCGGCGTCTTTCTGGAAGCCTATATCGCCCGCGCCCGCCACCTGGAAGTGCAGCTATTTGGCGACGGCCAGGGCAGCGTCATCGCCCTCGGTGAGCGCGACTGTTCCACCCAGCGCCGCCACCAAAAAGTGCTGGAGGAGTGCCCGGCGCCGAACCTCCCCGACGCCGTTCGCCAAGCGCTGCACGCCACGGCGGTGCAGCTAGGCAAAGCGGTCAACTACCGCAGCGCGGGCACCGTCGAGTTCATCTACGATGCCGAGCGCGAAGCCTTCTACTTCCTGGAGGTCAATACCCGCCTTCAAGTGGAGCACGGCGTTACAGAGCTGGTCTACGGCGTGGACATCGTCGAGTGGATGATCCGACTCGGCGCCGGTGCGCTGCCCGACCTGGAAGGCCTGGCCCAAGGCCTCGCCCCCCACGGCCACGCCGTGCAGGCGCGCCTCTACGCCGAAGACCCCGCCCACGACTTTCGCCCCAGCGCCGGTCTGCTGACGGACGTTCGCTTTCCCGAGGCCAGCGGCCTGCGCATCGACCACGCCATCGAGGCGGGCCTGGAGGTCTCACCGCTGTTCGACCCCATGCTGGCCAAGGTGATGGTGCATGCCGCCAGCCGCGGGCAGGCCACCGCCGAGCTGGCAGATGCCCTGGACAGCGCCAGCGTCTACGGCATTACCACCAACTGCCGCTGGCTGGCTCACGTGCTGCGCGCCGAGCGCTTTCAGCAGGCGGATATCGACACCCACTGGCTCACGACACTGGATTGGGCACCGCCCGCCATCGAAGTGCTCACACCAGGCACGCTGACCACGATTCAAGACTTCCCCGGCCGCCAGGGCCACTGGGACGTGGGCGTGCCGCCTTCCGGCCCGTTCGACGACTGGTCGTTTCGGCTGGGCAACCGCCTGCTCGACAACCCACCAGAGGCCGCGGGCCTGGAGATCACTCTCCAAGGCCCCACGCTGCGCTTTCATCGGGCCACCCAGATCGTGCTCGCCGGGGCTGAACTCTCCGCCTCGCTGGAGGGTCGCGCCATCGACCGCTGGGCCGTCATCGACGTGCCCGCCGGTGCCACGCTGACGCTGGGCAAGGCCACCGCAGGCGCCCGCGCCTATCTGCTGGTGCGTCACGGTATCGAGTGCCCGCGCTACCTGGGCTCTCGCAGTACCTTTACGCTCGGCCAATTTGGCGGCCACGGGGGCCGCGCCCTGCGCAGCGGCGACATGCTCACCCTGCCTGCGCTGACCCCGGCTCCCCAGCGCACCCTCGATAGCGCGCTGGTGCCCGCCATCGGTCGCGCAGCGTCCGACGTCACGGAGATTGCCGTACTGTATGGCCCCCACGGCGCGCCGGATTTTTTTACCGACGCCGATATCGACCGCTTTTTCGACCACGAGTGGGCGGTGCACTACAACTCCAGCCGCACCGGCGTGCGCCTGATCGGCCCGCGGCCGGAGTGGGCTCGGGCAGACGGCGGCGAGGCAGGGCTACACCCCTCGAACATCCACGATAACGCCTACGCCTTTGGCACCATCGACTTTACCGGCGACATGCCGGTCATTCTGGGCCCGGACGGCCCGTCATTGGGGGGGTTCGTCTGCCCCGCCACCGTGGTGCGCGCCGAACGCTGGAAGCTTGGCCAGCTCACCGCCGGTGACAAAGTACGCTTCTTTCCGGTCACCTTGGCCACCGCCCGGGCGCTGGAGGAGCGCCAGCTCGCCCAATTGGCGTCGCTGACACCAGCACCCGACGTGACGCTCGACTGGGAGCAGAGCACCCCGGTGCTGCGCGACGTTCCTGCCGAAGAGGCGGGTGAGCGCATCGTTTACCGCCGGGCTGGGGACGACTTCCTACTGATCGAATTCGGCGCCATGGAGTTGGACATCGCCCTACGCTTTCGCGTCCACGCCTGGATGCTGTGGCTGCAAGAACACTCCATTGCGGGCCTGCGAGAGCTCACCCCCGGCATCCGCTCGCTGCAGGTGCATTTCGAACCGCGGGAGCTGACCCTTGACGCGCTGCTTGACCACCTGCGCGAAGCCGAACAGGCGCTGGTGGACGTCGAGTCGCTGGAAGTGGCGTCTCGGGTCGTGCACCTGCCCCTCTCTTGGGACGATCCCGCCTGCCAGGAAGCCATCGACAAGTATCAGCGCAGCGTACGTCCCGACGCCCCCTGGTGCCCCAGCAACCTGGATTTCATACGCCGAATCAACGCCCTCGAGAGCGAACGGCAAGTGCGCGACATCGTCTTCAACGCCCGCTACTTGGTGATGGGGCTGGGCGATGTCTACCTAGGAGCGCCGGTCGCCACTCCCCTCGATCCGCGCCAACGCCTGGTCACCACCAAATACAACCCGGCGCGTACCTGGACGGCGGAAAACTCGGTGGGGATTGGCGGCGCGTATCTCTGCGTGTATGGCATGGAGGGCCCCGGCGGCTACCAGTTCGTGGGCCGCACGCTGCAGATGTGGAACCGCTACCGCACGACTCGGCACTTCGACAACCCGTGGCTGCTGCGCTTTTTCGATCAGCTGCGCTTTTATGAAGTGAGTCACGACGAGCTGCAGCACATCCGCCGCGACTTCCCCCACGGGCGCTTCGATCTCTCCATCGAGACGACCCGTTTCACACTGGCCGACTACCAAGCCGAGATCGAGGCTAACGCCGAGGCCATCGAGGCGTTTCGCACCCGGCGTGAGCAGGCCTTTCAAGCGGAAATGGCCGCTTGGCGTGCCAATGGCCAGTTCACCTTCGAAGATCAAGCCCCGGCAAGCGCCGACGTCGACGCGCTCGACGAAGACGAGTTGGGGATCGAAAGCCCAGTCACCGGCAGCCTATGGAAACTGCTGGTCAAGGAGGGCGAGCAGGTCAGCGCGGGTCAACCCGTGGCGCTGGTGGAGTCGATGAAAATGGAGGTCGAGGTCACCGCCCACTGCGCCGGACGGGTCGTCCGGCTGCCGCTCGCCGAAGGCGCGGCCCTCGGCCCCGGCCAGCCGCTGGTGGTACTTATCCAGGAAGAGGAGGCCAACGCATGA
- a CDS encoding pyrroloquinoline quinone-dependent dehydrogenase translates to MTTRLSLSSAPLMSFKPGLSAMTALTLGLTPLPLMAQEVSVENEPSTAQDNASLETASSAAPIPLVPGEPIWDSFHGQLNAQKYSPLDQITADNVADLEKVWELHTGDVADGSGDLPATVWSATPVFANDTLYIGTPFYRILALDPASGEEKWSFDTQSSLEALTQPALKNRGVAYWEATDSEAGEPCQKIIYMGTMDAQLFAVDADTGEQCADFAENGVLDVNQWNDTHDKWPLSLLQPPTVVGDHLILGWAGNDWAYEQAPPGTVFSINARTGEREWTFQALSDEVREQSGTANVWTHMSADEELGLVYLPVSSPSPNYWGGNRTEEVPLGTSTTAVDIETGEVVWSRQWVHHDIWDYDTVAAPTLMDITVDGEEIPALLQATKMGFLFVVNRETGEDVWPIEERPVPSGDGSVEGEVYAPTQPFPTKPVPLLDQSEKPNVWALADAVSFGECSALWDELRYEGMYTPPTTQGEGTLGYPISAGGVQWGGVAFEPDSQTAIVNTSHIVQYIKLYEREAYEKADSGSGNESGFAPQEGAPYGMRLEVALNRWGMPCWEPPFGELVAIDMTTGDIKWRRPMGVSQQYGFFMPERWGSPTIGGPAVTAGNVIFIGASMDAKVRAYSLETGEELWSDQTEAPSVSNPAVYEYEGRQYVAFVSGGNTILKNQVGDQIAVYALPE, encoded by the coding sequence ATGACGACCCGTTTATCCCTCTCCAGCGCTCCACTGATGTCCTTTAAGCCTGGTTTAAGCGCGATGACCGCTTTGACCCTCGGCCTAACCCCGTTGCCGCTCATGGCTCAGGAGGTCTCAGTCGAGAACGAACCATCAACAGCGCAAGACAATGCTTCATTGGAAACAGCTTCTAGCGCCGCACCCATCCCATTGGTACCTGGAGAGCCCATCTGGGATAGCTTCCACGGCCAGCTCAACGCCCAGAAGTACAGCCCGCTCGATCAGATCACTGCAGATAACGTCGCCGATTTGGAAAAAGTCTGGGAGTTGCATACGGGCGATGTGGCCGATGGCTCAGGCGATTTGCCCGCGACGGTTTGGTCAGCCACGCCGGTGTTTGCCAATGACACGCTGTACATCGGCACGCCGTTTTACCGGATCCTGGCACTTGACCCTGCAAGTGGTGAAGAGAAATGGAGTTTCGATACACAATCCTCCTTGGAAGCTCTCACCCAGCCCGCCTTGAAGAATCGCGGTGTCGCCTATTGGGAGGCGACTGATTCAGAAGCAGGCGAGCCCTGCCAAAAAATAATCTACATGGGCACCATGGATGCCCAGCTGTTTGCAGTCGACGCCGATACCGGCGAACAGTGCGCAGACTTTGCCGAGAACGGCGTGCTCGACGTCAATCAATGGAACGACACCCACGATAAATGGCCCTTGTCATTACTGCAGCCACCCACCGTTGTGGGCGACCACTTGATTCTTGGCTGGGCAGGCAATGATTGGGCCTATGAGCAGGCGCCCCCTGGCACGGTCTTCTCCATCAATGCGCGCACCGGCGAGCGCGAATGGACATTCCAGGCGCTCTCTGATGAGGTGCGAGAGCAGAGCGGAACGGCTAACGTGTGGACACATATGTCCGCTGATGAAGAGCTAGGGTTAGTATATTTACCCGTGTCTTCGCCATCGCCCAACTACTGGGGCGGCAATCGCACCGAGGAAGTGCCCTTAGGAACATCCACCACCGCCGTGGATATCGAGACAGGCGAGGTGGTGTGGTCACGCCAATGGGTTCACCACGATATCTGGGATTACGATACCGTTGCGGCCCCGACGTTGATGGACATTACCGTCGATGGTGAAGAGATCCCGGCGCTGCTTCAGGCGACCAAAATGGGCTTTCTCTTCGTGGTGAATCGCGAAACCGGCGAGGACGTGTGGCCTATCGAAGAGCGGCCAGTGCCGAGCGGCGACGGTAGCGTCGAAGGTGAGGTTTACGCGCCCACCCAGCCATTCCCGACCAAACCGGTACCGCTGTTGGATCAATCCGAGAAACCCAACGTTTGGGCGCTTGCCGACGCAGTCAGCTTTGGCGAATGCTCGGCGCTCTGGGATGAACTCCGCTACGAAGGCATGTACACCCCACCGACGACTCAAGGTGAAGGCACGCTGGGCTATCCCATTAGCGCCGGCGGCGTGCAGTGGGGTGGAGTGGCCTTCGAGCCTGACAGCCAGACCGCTATCGTCAATACCTCGCACATCGTGCAGTACATCAAGCTATATGAGCGCGAGGCCTATGAAAAAGCAGATAGCGGATCAGGCAACGAAAGCGGCTTCGCCCCTCAGGAAGGAGCGCCCTACGGTATGCGTTTGGAAGTCGCGCTCAATCGCTGGGGCATGCCTTGCTGGGAGCCGCCCTTCGGCGAACTCGTTGCCATCGATATGACCACGGGAGACATCAAATGGCGCCGCCCAATGGGCGTTTCTCAACAGTATGGCTTCTTCATGCCCGAACGTTGGGGCTCGCCTACCATTGGCGGTCCAGCCGTCACCGCTGGTAACGTCATTTTCATCGGCGCCTCGATGGATGCCAAGGTACGTGCCTACTCGCTGGAAACCGGTGAGGAGCTATGGTCGGACCAAACCGAAGCCCCTTCCGTCTCCAACCCCGCGGTCTATGAGTACGAGGGCCGGCAATACGTCGCCTTCGTCTCTGGTGGCAATACCATTCTGAAAAATCAGGTAGGTGATCAGATCGCCGTTTACGCCCTGCCAGAATAG
- the leuA gene encoding 2-isopropylmalate synthase: MMLSDPSKKYRPFVAVDLPDRQWPSQRIDTPPIWCSVDLRDGNQSLIDPMDQERKQRLFDMLLKIGFKEIEVGFPSASQTDFDFVRSLIEQDKIPEDVTIQVLTQARPHLIERTFEALKGVKNAIVHVYNATDPMFRRVVFNVDKTECVQIAVEATAQIRDLMAANPETNWTFQYSPELFTTTEMDFAVEIVEAVMDTFGPSVDNKMIVNLPATVEVATPNNYADQIELFCRHVKKRDTLIVSVHPHNDRGTGVAAAELTLMAGADRVEGTLFGNGERTGNVDIVTLAMNMYTQGVHPQLDFSNITPIMREAEYCNQLPVHPRHPYVGDLVFTAFSGSHQDAIKKGMADRRVHPEAPWDVPYLPIDPLDVGRSYEAVIRVNSQSGKGGISYLLEQEYGIELPRRLSIEFSQVVQEVADRTGKEITSQMIYQAFADEYLEQRSPLALVNHRLSSEPDSPNVALEATVENGGQRQTLTGEGNGPLAAFIKALVASGQEVEIIDYHEHSRGQGADAEAIAYVEVRIDGKAVFGVGTDESITSASMKGVLSAINRHYSTQPAAANVTAATLG; this comes from the coding sequence ATGATGCTGTCCGACCCCTCTAAAAAGTATCGCCCCTTCGTGGCCGTGGACTTGCCTGACCGCCAGTGGCCAAGCCAGCGTATCGACACACCGCCCATCTGGTGCAGCGTGGACCTGCGCGATGGCAACCAGTCGCTAATCGATCCGATGGATCAAGAGCGTAAACAGCGCCTGTTCGACATGCTCTTGAAAATCGGTTTCAAAGAGATCGAAGTGGGTTTCCCTTCCGCCTCGCAAACCGACTTCGACTTCGTACGTTCGCTGATCGAGCAAGACAAAATTCCTGAGGACGTGACCATTCAGGTCCTGACCCAAGCGCGTCCACACTTGATCGAGCGCACCTTCGAGGCGTTGAAGGGCGTCAAGAACGCCATCGTTCACGTCTACAATGCCACCGACCCGATGTTTCGTCGGGTGGTGTTCAACGTGGATAAAACCGAGTGCGTGCAGATTGCTGTCGAAGCGACGGCGCAGATTCGTGACTTGATGGCGGCCAACCCGGAGACGAACTGGACTTTTCAGTACTCCCCCGAGCTATTCACCACCACCGAGATGGACTTCGCCGTCGAGATCGTCGAGGCGGTGATGGATACCTTTGGCCCTAGCGTCGACAATAAAATGATCGTCAACCTGCCGGCCACGGTGGAAGTCGCCACGCCGAACAACTACGCCGACCAGATCGAGTTGTTCTGCCGCCATGTGAAAAAGCGCGATACCCTGATCGTCAGCGTTCACCCGCACAACGACCGTGGCACTGGCGTGGCGGCCGCCGAGCTAACGCTGATGGCGGGAGCGGATCGCGTCGAGGGCACGCTGTTTGGCAACGGCGAGCGTACGGGTAACGTGGATATCGTCACGCTGGCGATGAACATGTATACCCAAGGCGTTCATCCGCAGCTCGACTTCTCCAACATCACTCCCATCATGCGTGAGGCCGAGTATTGTAACCAGCTGCCCGTTCACCCACGTCACCCCTATGTGGGCGATCTGGTCTTCACCGCATTCTCGGGCTCTCACCAGGATGCCATCAAAAAGGGCATGGCCGACCGTCGCGTTCACCCTGAAGCGCCGTGGGATGTTCCCTACTTGCCCATCGACCCCCTAGACGTTGGCCGTAGCTACGAAGCGGTCATTCGCGTGAATAGCCAGTCGGGCAAGGGCGGTATCTCCTACTTACTAGAGCAGGAGTACGGGATCGAACTGCCGCGCAGACTCTCTATCGAGTTCAGCCAAGTGGTCCAGGAAGTCGCCGACCGCACGGGTAAAGAGATCACCTCGCAGATGATCTACCAAGCCTTCGCCGACGAATACTTGGAACAGCGCTCACCCCTGGCACTGGTCAACCATCGCCTCTCGTCCGAGCCAGATAGCCCTAATGTGGCGCTGGAAGCGACGGTCGAGAATGGTGGTCAGCGGCAAACTCTGACCGGCGAAGGCAACGGCCCGCTGGCCGCGTTCATCAAAGCGCTGGTGGCAAGCGGGCAAGAGGTGGAAATCATCGACTACCACGAGCACTCCCGTGGCCAGGGAGCCGATGCCGAGGCCATCGCCTACGTCGAGGTGCGTATCGATGGCAAAGCGGTGTTCGGCGTAGGCACCGATGAGAGCATCACCAGCGCCTCCATGAAGGGAGTGCTGAGCGCCATTAATCGCCACTACTCCACTCAGCCCGCAGCGGCAAACGTGACGGCAGCGACATTGGGATAA
- the atzF gene encoding allophanate hydrolase produces MTRSISLDIASLHTAYQQGALTPPQLIDELLAQAERHGAEPAWITRLDRAQLAPYLQRLEGESPETLPLYGIPFAIKDNIDLAGMPTTAGSPAYAYTPRESAFVVQRLIDAGAIPMGKTNLDQFATGLVGERALDVYGTPANAFDPERVPGGSSSGSAVVTAAGMVSFALGTDTAGSGRVPACFHNLYGVKPSLGLLSTRGVVPACATLDTISLFTLTADDAAKVLGVTAVYDDQCAWSRKHDFAVYGQRYGQAPATFRFGVPLASQWHTDAAYTQGMQQAIAELEALGGEKVELDCTPLLAAARLLYEGPWVAERYHVIRELMQRDPQAVHPVTFDITQGGATPLAVDAFDARYKLAEFKRQADALIGQVDVMLSPTTVTHPTKADVAADPIGVNSRLGTWTNFMNLLDYSALAVPIGFTDDNLPVGITLFGPVFDDLSLLSLGRALEARSMLPLGASGIARSALAAHATTAQDGTLELVVCGAHLQGLPLNHQLTERGGQLISTTHSAPRYKLFALAGGPPKRPAMLRDEHGQAIEVEVWRLPIATIGSLLAGIPAPLGLGQVELADGSWKCGFICTAGALNEGGKAEDITAFGGWRGWLASHS; encoded by the coding sequence ATGACACGCTCTATTTCCCTGGATATCGCCAGCCTCCATACCGCCTATCAACAAGGTGCCCTGACCCCCCCTCAGCTCATCGACGAGCTGCTGGCTCAAGCTGAACGCCACGGCGCCGAGCCGGCTTGGATAACGCGTTTGGATCGCGCGCAGTTGGCCCCTTACCTGCAGCGTCTGGAGGGTGAGTCGCCGGAGACGCTGCCGCTCTACGGTATTCCCTTTGCCATCAAAGACAACATCGATCTGGCGGGGATGCCGACCACTGCTGGCAGCCCGGCCTACGCCTATACGCCCCGAGAGAGCGCCTTCGTGGTACAACGGCTGATCGATGCGGGCGCGATACCCATGGGGAAAACCAACCTCGATCAGTTTGCCACTGGGCTGGTGGGTGAGCGTGCCCTGGATGTGTACGGCACGCCGGCCAACGCTTTCGACCCAGAGCGGGTGCCGGGGGGCTCCAGTAGCGGCTCGGCGGTCGTCACAGCCGCAGGCATGGTGAGCTTCGCGCTAGGCACCGATACCGCCGGTTCCGGCCGCGTGCCCGCCTGCTTCCACAATTTATACGGCGTCAAACCTAGCCTTGGCCTGCTCAGCACCCGCGGCGTCGTGCCCGCCTGCGCCACGCTGGACACCATTAGCCTCTTTACCCTCACCGCCGACGATGCCGCCAAGGTGCTCGGTGTGACGGCGGTCTATGACGATCAGTGCGCCTGGTCGCGAAAGCATGACTTTGCCGTGTACGGTCAACGCTATGGACAGGCGCCTGCGACCTTCCGGTTTGGGGTGCCGCTGGCGTCTCAATGGCACACCGATGCGGCCTATACTCAGGGGATGCAACAGGCGATTGCCGAGCTGGAGGCTCTTGGCGGGGAAAAAGTCGAGCTGGACTGTACGCCGCTACTGGCCGCCGCACGCTTGCTGTACGAAGGGCCCTGGGTGGCCGAGCGCTACCATGTCATCCGCGAGTTGATGCAGCGTGACCCGCAGGCGGTGCACCCTGTCACCTTCGATATCACGCAAGGCGGCGCGACTCCGCTGGCGGTGGATGCCTTCGATGCACGCTACAAGCTCGCCGAATTCAAACGCCAGGCCGATGCCCTGATTGGCCAGGTGGACGTGATGCTCTCGCCCACCACGGTGACCCACCCCACCAAGGCAGACGTGGCCGCCGACCCGATTGGCGTGAACTCGCGCCTGGGCACCTGGACCAACTTCATGAACCTGCTCGACTACAGCGCGCTGGCAGTGCCCATCGGATTTACGGACGACAATCTGCCGGTAGGCATCACGCTATTTGGGCCCGTGTTCGATGACTTGTCACTGCTCTCTCTGGGCCGAGCCCTCGAAGCACGCTCGATGCTGCCGTTAGGCGCCTCGGGTATCGCCCGCTCGGCGTTGGCTGCCCATGCCACCACTGCTCAAGACGGCACGCTAGAGCTGGTGGTATGCGGCGCGCACCTGCAAGGCCTGCCGCTCAATCACCAGTTGACCGAACGGGGCGGCCAACTGATCAGCACCACCCATAGCGCGCCCCGCTACAAGCTCTTCGCACTAGCGGGTGGGCCGCCCAAACGCCCGGCCATGCTGCGCGACGAGCATGGCCAAGCCATCGAAGTGGAAGTATGGCGCTTACCCATCGCCACCATTGGCAGCTTGTTAGCCGGTATTCCTGCACCGCTCGGCTTGGGCCAAGTGGAGCTTGCCGACGGAAGCTGGAAATGTGGCTTCATCTGCACCGCCGGTGCGCTCAATGAAGGGGGTAAGGCAGAGGACATCACCGCATTTGGCGGTTGGCGCGGATGGCTAGCGAGTCATTCATAG